The segment aaggttagcagtgtggttaaggttgaAAATCACATTAAGAATATTatttgtagaaataggcggggtttatatATATTTATCATAGCTATTAGCTTCTAACAATGACTAGCTAGTGAAAAGACAGCAAACTCGGTGTTTCATTACAAATTGCGATTAGCTAGTTATCTTATTGTATGAAACCTTCACAGACCTGATAGTTAGCCAGCAGATCCAACCCGCTTGTTTACAGCTGCGTTACTATGGTCAGACAGGCTTCCTGTGCGTAGATAATGACGCCACTGAGCAGACAGGAGATATGGCTGGAAAATGTACCTCAATCCAGGAATGAGAAATGTGTTGTACTCTGAATTGTCCCATTATCCCTACTGTTACACCGAGAAGATTGAATGACTGCTAATGGCAAGTTGCATTGATCAACAAAGGAGCTAATTGGCTGACACTGCCATTTCAAAATGGCTGTGTGGCTTCTGCTACCTAGCATGAGACGAAAAGGACATTTTTCCAGAAAAACTGGCAGTCTTTCAATCATCTgtgtaacagttgggataatGGGAAAATTCAGAGTACAATGCATTTCTCATCCCTGGACTGAGGTACGTTGTCCAAGCCATATCTCGCGCCAGCTCCATGGTGTCGTACTCTACACAGGAAGCCTGTCCAACCCTAGTGCAGCTGTAAGCAAGCAGGTCGGATCTGCTGGTTAACCTGACAGTCAGCATAGACTTGAAAAAGGATCGCCTGCTGAGTCCCCTTGCCTTGGACCCTAGTGACAGACACTTGGATCACTGTTTCAGAACGTTTCCATTGCACTAGTGCCCACAATTAAGGCCATTTTAGGCATTAACTCAAGCTGTTTAGTCACTCTACACATCAGCATGTTAATCCCTCAAGGAGTCTGATCTTACTTTGACCTGTCTGTTTGGTAAAGTGGATATTACACCCTAACAAGTGTTGTATTTCTCACACACCATCCTACTCTTCAATAATGAGGCCTATTAGTTGAAGTTTCAGACCGCCTCAATCCCCAAAATAGCTCTGTCATACATTAATAGTTGCCTTCAGATTTGCTTTGACACAGGTATAAGGTCTATGCTTACGCTATTTACAGTATGTCATAACTCCCTTGCTATCTGGCATATAGGCCAGTTTCTAAACAGAGATCGTACAGTATGTATATCCGTCTAACACGAACCAACCTAGCCCAATATTGGACTAAAGGAGCCTAACGTTATTCcttagtccaaggaccttacatgttTTGTTTAAAGGCTGAATTGGCTCTGGAAACCatgttctagaaacataaatccctcTACTTTTATATcccatcaaaataatttcacaaatggaAAATACACACAgttttaacacagttgcagccgACAGTATTTTTTAGTGACAACATGTTTGTGGCGTTGGTCTTCCGTTTACACACAAGTGTTCGGAGAtttagatagctaattagcacaggtagtcCACTCTGTCTTTTCAGTAAACAAGTGTTGTAATATGGAAATATGGCTGtgtgggaaccctaaccctataaaaggtgtgtatcaatttagCATTttatgaaagataaggtccttatgcttccaaaaccaaTGTGTTAATGTTCAGACTGAGGGTCGcggctcttaacaaaactccccccTACAGAAGACTCCTTCATCCAGTgacttatgtgtaatgtaatggaactgagagacATGATCAAGAGCTAGAACCGACCGTGCTACTTATTTACCTACCTGTGTTTGTGCCTGTTTGACAATGCGTTTCGCACATCAGAGGGTATATCTGTGACCTGTGGACGGTTCTGATGCGTTGTTTGCATTGCCGAGCAGTGCCCAGGAAATAATATAATCTAATTGTTAAATACTATCAAAACCAAACATGGATGTCATTGTTTTGCACACACACGCGCCGTTCTACTTCCTGTCTGCGACAGCATGGTGCCAGTAGTGCAAGTTTGTGTTTTGATTTGGGAGGGGGGAGTGGTTGCATCTAACAAATGGATGTAATTCTTCATTGGGCACTGCTCAGCGACACAAACGATGAGTTTTCAATCACAATCGTCTACCAATTACGGATATACCTTTGTTTGTGGGAAACGTGTCGCCAAACAGGGACAGTCACGGGCTGGCAAATAACTTGCAAGGTGAGTACATTTTATACAGCTAGACCAGAGTTCCACTGGGTATCTGTCACTAGAACACAGTTCCACTCTGGTCTAGGAAATTGGCTATCTGGCCTATTGAACATCCACACTGAAGTCAGAAGAGAAGTGTGTCATGTACTTCTACTGGGTTTACTTTCAGCTTTAACCATGGTGATGAAGTCATCAGTTGAGGATGATGATGTAGGATGGGGACTGGGTGTCCCAGAGAAGATGAGGAACAATGCAAACTGGGTGGACATTACACATGACTTCAAAGAGGCATGCAAAGgtacaaggtgtgtgtgtgtgtgtgtgtgtgtgtgtgtgtgtgtgtgtgtgtgtgtgtgtgtgtgtgtgtgtgtgtgtgtgtgtgtgtgtgtgtgtgtgtgtgtgtgtgtgtgtgtgtgtgtgtgtgtgtgttacatgctTTAACACCGTATTTCAGGATGTGCTAGTGATGTCAGTTCTTGGGGGCTTTTGCTACTTGCCCCTCTCGTTTGTTTGTGAGACAGTTCCGAAATACCTGGTAAATTGGGTTTCTCATCAAAAGATTGGTGTAAATCACACAACCAGTAAAATAAAGGCCTGTACAGTACAGCAATTCCTAATGTATACCCAGTGTTTTCAGCTCTGTGGGAAtttggtgccaccagtctgaaaTGCAAGCTGGATGGCATAGGTTAAGATGCCCTGCTGACCccactgacatcaatgcatgactaaTTCAAAATTCAATTTAAGTAGAAGTTAGGATTCACCCTTTGTGGTCTAACTCCTATTTGATGATGAGTTCCTGTGTACCTCTTTATACAGTACATGCTGGTGTTACACTGTACTACTGTAACACAAATACTGCTCTGGCTTTCATCCGTATAGTACGGATGACTGAGTACAGTTGCATTTGTTCTCTCTGTATTTACAGAGCTCAACCTTGGGGAGTTACTCCATGACAAATTGTGAGTAtgagtgtttgtttgtttcacacaCTGTTCTAATCAACCATTAGTGAAATACTTAAGTGCTTGCAGTCTGTCTCATTAATGAATACTGGGTATCTATCactagacaacacacacacacactttaggtCTTTCTAATGGCACGTTTTTCAGCAGGTTTGGCCTGTTTGAGGCTATGTCCGCCATTGAGATGATGGACCCCAAGATGGACGCCGGGATGATTGGCAACCAGGTCAACAGGAAAGTACTCAGCTTTGAACAGGCAGTCAAGGTATGGCTCTGATTCCTAGAGTTTCAGACTGTGAAATGAAAACGGTGGTGTTATGTTGAACCTTTAGTGAGGTGCATTATAGTCCATAAAGACTCTTCCCCCTCCCTTTCgtatcctctctctcatcctgtctTGTCTCTAGGATGGTTCCATCAGAGTGAGCGACCTCAGTCTTCCTGAGCTGATTGGGATCATGGACACCTGTTTCTGCTGCTTGGTCAGTTTTATTGCCTTATCAATTCCAAACTGAATCAACAAACGATCCATAATTAATTACCAAtcaaaacaaatgtgtgtgtgtgtagatcacCTGGCTGGAGGGTCACTCCCTAGCCCAGACAGTGTTCACCTGCCTGTACGTCCACAATCCCGACCTCATCGAGGACCCCGCCCTCAAGGCCTTCGCTCTGGGCATTCTCAAGGTGTGTGACATCGCCCGTGAGAAAGTCAACAAAGCCGCGGTGTTCGAGGAGGTAAGCCACTTGATCCCTTTGGGTTtttgcacacacacagtcacgccAATGGCCATAAAAATTGGCAAACCggcaccaacagatctgggaccaggataaCGCACACTGTCTCTCTATCTCCTATAATCCTGTCTATGGGACACAGTTAGGCTTGCAAAATTCccgggaactttcaataaattccctggttttccagaagtCCTGGTTGGAGGTTTCCCGGAATCAgaagggaatttattgaaagttccctgAGTTTTGCAACCCGCTGTACCCTCCTACATCTTCTGATCTGAAACAACGCTTTGTTTGGTTCTAGGTGTAATATTCAAGATCCTGTTCTATGTTCTGTCTCCAGGAGGATTTCCAGGCCATGACGTATGGCTTCAAGATGGCCAACAATGTGACAGATTTACGGGTTACAGGTGATGTTCATGTGACGGGCTTAGTCAGTGTTGTGGTTCATGTATGGCATTGGCGGTATACATTATATAtgtagtaatgtgtgtgtgtaccaaatTAACCTTCTACCAACAGGTATGCTAAAGGATGTGGAGGAAGAGTTACAGAGAAGAGTTAAGGTACAGTACTTTCACACTACTTTCTTTCCGTGAACTAACGACACGACTACACTCTGGCAGAATGGCCAAACGCATTACTGAATAATATCGCTCATCCTTAACTTTCAATGACCGCAAGTGTGTACAGTACCACCAACAGAACTGCACAGCTCATCCATCACAAGTtaactcctcttcctctctctctcctttccctctccctctcgttccctctttttctctccggTAGAGCACACGCAGTCGCCAGGGCGAGCAGCGGAACCCAGAGGTGGAGTTGGAAGTAAGACTGTCACTCTCTCCCTATGGGTATATCCACCAGTCCACCTTATCGTCTCTCCCATCTAATGGCCTTAAATCGACCCCTAACCCTCATGCCCTATGTACTGCTGATCTAAGAGGCTTTGATAGGTCTAAGCAATATGGTCAAAATCCCACCTTGCTTATCAGAGGAACACTTATAGCCTTATCTATACACCTATCAAATTATTTCAGTGAGCATAGGGTGTAGTGTAGCGTTCTAGGGGTCGATTTGGGCTTCGGCATATATCCCATGCCTTCTGCCATGCCCAGTCCACCAGAGCTAAGAGTGAGGCAGCCTTTCAGTGAGACAAGCCTGGAATTTGCAGCCGTTTCTCAAAATAAAAGGAATGAGCATTGTACGACAGAGCTAAATCTGTGTGTCCCTAGGGTCTACAAAGATATATTGTGTGTTTTTgcgattgtgtgtgtgcgtgtgtgacttAACCCTTTCCTATGCCTTTCTCAGCATCAGCAATggatagcacttttcagtaggaTCAAGTTTATACGTCTTCTGCTGACAGCGCTGATCGCCTTCACTAAGaaagaggtaacacacacatttAGCTTCACTAAGaaagaggtaacacacacatttAGCTTCACTAAGaaagaggtaacacacacatttAGCTTCACTAAGAAAGAGCTAACACACACATTTAGCTTCACTAAGAAAGAGCTAACACACACATTTAGCTTCACTAAGAAAGAGCTAACACACACATTTAGCTTAGCTAAGAAAGAGCTAACACACACATTTAGCTTCACTAAGaaagaggtaacacacacatttAGCTTAGCTTCACTAAGAAAGAGCTAACACACACATTTAGCTTCACTAAGAAAGAGCTAACACACACATTTAGCTTCACTAAGAAAGAGCTAACACACACATTTAGCTTCACTAAGaaagaggtaacacacacatttAGCTTCACTAAGaaagaggtaacacacacatttAGCTTCACTAAGaaagaggtaacacacacatttAGCTTCACTAAGaaagaggtaacacacacatttAGCTTAGCTTCACTAAGAAAGAGCTAACACACACATTTAGCTTAGCTTCACTAAGAAAGAGCTAACACACACATTTAGCTTAGCTTCACTAAGAAAGAGCTAACACACACATTTAGCTTAGCTTCGCTAAGAAAGAGGATCATGTGCATACCGGTATgctgatttgatttttgattggGTTGTGTAATTGGTTGACTGATGCGTAATGTCATGTTGGTTCTGTCAGACCAGCTCAGTGAGTGAAGCCCAGAAACTCATGCAGCAGGCAGCAGATCTCCTCCCAGCCCTCCACTCCAGCATTGAGCATGGCATTCAGTACCAGAATGATACTACTAAAGGAGGtaacactcgcacacacactacactatGGCACCTAGGCCCAATGTGTCCGTCACTACCGTAAGAGGCAATGTTACACTCGTTGGAGAACCTCTGACCGCATTTGAGCCACTCACAGTTCTGAACCCTGACCCCCCCCCGCGCGTTCCAGATCAACCGATCATGATGGGGTTTGAACCGCTGGTGAACCAGAGACTGCTGCCCCCCACCTTCCCCCGCTATGCCAAGATCCTCAAGAGGGAGGAGATGGTCAACTACTTCAGCAAGCTCATCGACCGCATCAAGACCGTGTGCGAGGTCATCAACACAACTAACCTACATGGAATTCTGGTACTACGTCTGTAAATACTACAATAATAATTAGAATACTACATTCTGACAATAATGGTCTGCCTGTTAGAGCATTTGCTAAAGGTTTATAGTAATGTTTTAATGTTCTGCTTTCAGGACTTTTTCTGCGAGTTCAGTGAGCAGTCCCCTTGCGTCCTCTCCAGGTCTCTGCTGCAGGTAAGCAACATTCTCCCTCGTGATTGGTGCGTCTGGACAATTCTCTCCTCTGATTGGTCCTGTTCTGATGaatcccctccctgtctctagaCAACGTTCCTGATAGATAATAAGAAAGTGTTTGGGACCCAACCAATGCAGGACTTGATCAAAGACGCTCTGAGGTACTTTGTCAGCCCGCCGGTGCTCTCCTCCAAGTAAGTCATTGAAGATTGGAGTGTTTCTTTCTATGGCCCAACCTTCAAATGCTTTAGAAATGCATCCTTCCTACCGTCCTTGAAGTCATAAGAGATCTGAATTGGTTGGAGTGGTGTTTGCCACCATTTTAATGTTGCTTTCACCTATCAAAACACCACAAAGGAAGGAAGGATATGTATGTCTGAGGTATTCGAACAGGGCCTACGAGTTTGTGTTCAAGCTCTATCTCTAGAACTGACTGATCCATGCGTTGCCTCTGCAGGTGCTGCCTGCATAATAACCACCAGGCCAAGGACTACATTGACTCCTTTGTCACACACTGCTCAAGGGTAAGTCACCTGGCTGCGTTCCAAGACCTATTTTCTCTATATTAATGCCACAATCCTTCATTTGTGTGTTTTTCCCCCCAGACCGAACGGCATCCCTGCCACTTGGTTAGCTATGAAGTTGAGGGGTGGAGCTAGAggaaaatgtaaccactcaaaatTCATAGATGGAGCCGTGGCTCTGACTATCAACGTGATAGTTTTAAACATATTCTGAAGCTATTATAGGCTTACACTGTTTTTCTCTCCAAACAATGGACTGAAACGACCTTGTTCGTTTTCCCTGCAGCCCTTTTGCAGTCTCATCCAAATCCACGGACACAACCGCGCTCGGCAGAGAGACAAACTAGGCCACATCCTGGAGGAGTTTGCCACACTGCaggatgaggtgtgtgtgtgtgtgtgtgtgtgtgtgtgtgtgtgtgtgtgtgtgtgtgtgtgtgtgtgtgtgtgtgtgtgtgtgtgtgtgtgtgtgtgtgtgtgtgtgtgtgtgtgtgtgtgtgtgtgtgtgagagagacagcgTTTGCGTACGCGTTGCTGTTTAGTGTCGTAAGTGATCTAAAATGTGTATGTGAGTGCGCGCGCGCGCTTGACTGCATGTCGCTGTTCTCCTGCGGTTGACTTATGGGACTGATGCGGCGGCGCCCCCTGCAGGCAGAGAAGGTGGACGCGGCGCTGCACAGCCTGCTGATGAAGCTGGAGCCCCAGAGACAGCACCTGGCTTGCCTGGGCACCTGGATCCTCTACCACAACCTGCGAATCATGATCCAGTACCTGCTCAGCGGCTTCGAGCTGGAACTCTACAGCATGCACGAGTACTACTACATCTACTGGTGAGGAGTGCGCGCGCACGTGTGTTCCAAAGTGCGTGTTCCACGTGTGTTCCAAAGTGCGTGT is part of the Salvelinus namaycush isolate Seneca chromosome 18, SaNama_1.0, whole genome shotgun sequence genome and harbors:
- the LOC120062683 gene encoding N-alpha-acetyltransferase 35, NatC auxiliary subunit-like isoform X1, translating into MVMKSSVEDDDVGWGLGVPEKMRNNANWVDITHDFKEACKELNLGELLHDKFRFGLFEAMSAIEMMDPKMDAGMIGNQVNRKVLSFEQAVKDGSIRVSDLSLPELIGIMDTCFCCLITWLEGHSLAQTVFTCLYVHNPDLIEDPALKAFALGILKVCDIAREKVNKAAVFEEEDFQAMTYGFKMANNVTDLRVTGMLKDVEEELQRRVKSTRSRQGEQRNPEVELEHQQWIALFSRIKFIRLLLTALIAFTKKETSSVSEAQKLMQQAADLLPALHSSIEHGIQYQNDTTKGDQPIMMGFEPLVNQRLLPPTFPRYAKILKREEMVNYFSKLIDRIKTVCEVINTTNLHGILDFFCEFSEQSPCVLSRSLLQTTFLIDNKKVFGTQPMQDLIKDALRYFVSPPVLSSKCCLHNNHQAKDYIDSFVTHCSRPFCSLIQIHGHNRARQRDKLGHILEEFATLQDEAEKVDAALHSLLMKLEPQRQHLACLGTWILYHNLRIMIQYLLSGFELELYSMHEYYYIYWYLSEFLYAWLMSTLSRADSSQVAEERLLEEQQKGRSSKKTKKKKKGQGARPLSREITMSQAYQNMCAGMYKTMIALDMDRKVRKPQFELDSEQVRYEHRFAPFNSVVTPPPVHYIQFKEMSDLKKYSPPPKSADLYMAASKHFQQAKLILENVPTPDPEVNRILKVAKPNIVVMKLLAGGHKETKVLPEFDFSAHKYFPVVRII
- the LOC120062683 gene encoding N-alpha-acetyltransferase 35, NatC auxiliary subunit-like isoform X2; its protein translation is MVMKSSVEDDDVGWGLGVPEKMRNNANWVDITHDFKEACKELNLGELLHDKLFGLFEAMSAIEMMDPKMDAGMIGNQVNRKVLSFEQAVKDGSIRVSDLSLPELIGIMDTCFCCLITWLEGHSLAQTVFTCLYVHNPDLIEDPALKAFALGILKVCDIAREKVNKAAVFEEEDFQAMTYGFKMANNVTDLRVTGMLKDVEEELQRRVKSTRSRQGEQRNPEVELEHQQWIALFSRIKFIRLLLTALIAFTKKETSSVSEAQKLMQQAADLLPALHSSIEHGIQYQNDTTKGDQPIMMGFEPLVNQRLLPPTFPRYAKILKREEMVNYFSKLIDRIKTVCEVINTTNLHGILDFFCEFSEQSPCVLSRSLLQTTFLIDNKKVFGTQPMQDLIKDALRYFVSPPVLSSKCCLHNNHQAKDYIDSFVTHCSRPFCSLIQIHGHNRARQRDKLGHILEEFATLQDEAEKVDAALHSLLMKLEPQRQHLACLGTWILYHNLRIMIQYLLSGFELELYSMHEYYYIYWYLSEFLYAWLMSTLSRADSSQVAEERLLEEQQKGRSSKKTKKKKKGQGARPLSREITMSQAYQNMCAGMYKTMIALDMDRKVRKPQFELDSEQVRYEHRFAPFNSVVTPPPVHYIQFKEMSDLKKYSPPPKSADLYMAASKHFQQAKLILENVPTPDPEVNRILKVAKPNIVVMKLLAGGHKETKVLPEFDFSAHKYFPVVRII